Proteins encoded within one genomic window of Jiangella mangrovi:
- a CDS encoding M28 family peptidase has product MARYRLATAAALVLTVSACSGDGDEPASAPTPSPSLSVTRTPSPTETPSPTPTPTPTPTPTPPVFDPAAAYAVVEHLAGTIGPREATSPAFGQAAQYVADTLAPLGYQLSSQPFEVPAGNSWGVDVAAGTSANLIADPPGFDPARPHVVVGAHLDTVPQAPGAEDNASGIGVMIELARMAAAQPPGLPVRFVAFGAEEPRGDGDSLHHFGSQFYVRELTAEQAAATTGMVSLDRVGVAADHVPVCTGGRGTTALRDALVAAAATAAVPVQTCENRSSDHWSFEKVDLPSARLGSIPYDGYHSAADVPDVVDPAQLDRVGTVVWAWLGTY; this is encoded by the coding sequence GTGGCCAGGTATCGCCTCGCGACGGCCGCTGCTCTCGTGCTGACGGTGTCCGCATGCAGCGGCGACGGCGACGAGCCCGCCTCCGCGCCGACGCCGTCCCCGTCGCTCTCGGTGACCAGGACGCCGTCGCCCACTGAGACGCCGAGTCCGACGCCCACTCCGACGCCGACCCCCACGCCCACCCCGCCGGTGTTCGACCCGGCCGCCGCGTACGCCGTCGTCGAGCACCTGGCGGGGACCATCGGGCCGCGCGAGGCGACGTCACCGGCGTTCGGCCAGGCCGCGCAGTACGTCGCCGACACCCTGGCGCCGTTGGGCTATCAGCTGTCCAGTCAGCCGTTCGAGGTGCCGGCCGGCAACTCCTGGGGCGTCGACGTCGCCGCGGGCACGTCGGCCAACCTCATCGCCGACCCGCCCGGCTTCGATCCCGCGCGGCCGCACGTCGTCGTCGGCGCGCACCTCGACACCGTCCCGCAGGCGCCGGGCGCCGAGGACAACGCGTCCGGCATCGGGGTCATGATCGAGCTCGCTCGCATGGCCGCTGCCCAGCCGCCGGGACTGCCGGTGCGGTTCGTCGCGTTCGGGGCCGAGGAACCGCGCGGCGACGGCGACTCCCTGCACCACTTCGGGTCGCAGTTCTACGTCCGTGAGCTGACGGCGGAGCAGGCGGCCGCGACCACCGGCATGGTGTCGCTCGACCGCGTCGGCGTGGCCGCGGACCACGTGCCGGTGTGCACGGGCGGGCGCGGCACCACGGCGCTGCGGGACGCGCTGGTCGCCGCCGCCGCGACGGCCGCGGTTCCGGTGCAGACCTGCGAGAACCGCTCCAGCGACCACTGGTCGTTCGAGAAGGTGGACCTGCCGTCGGCGCGGCTGGGCAGCATCCCGTACGACGGCTACCACTCGGCCGCCGACGTGCCGGACGTCGTCGACCCCGCTCAGCTGGACCGCGTCGGCACCGTCGTGTGGGCCTGGCTGGGTACGTACTGA
- a CDS encoding aminotransferase class V-fold PLP-dependent enzyme: protein MTVTDLPRLATPLPAAPTRPLLPVVGGDLRAPLAGGGDTRYVNLDYAASAPALQAVADHVAAILPTYASVHRGAGYASQLSTQRYEDARGTVARFVGARPDDVVVFTRNTTDALNLLAGCVPDGGEVVVLDIEHHANLLPWQRLAHRVVPAAATLAQTLSRLQVELARRPAALLAVTGASNVTGEQLPLGALAGLAHRHGARIAVDAAQLAPHRRIDVVAGEIDYVAFSGHKLYAPFGAGVLVGRRDWLDAAPPYLAGGGAVREVTVTATDWAPAPARHEGGSPNVIGAAALARACEAVAALPEGCAEVHESALRRRLLAGLDRIDGVRTLRLWPDSGSAIGVVAFTVDGYPARQVAEYLSAEHGIGVRDGRFCAHPLLSKLSADGGALRASFGLGSTADDVDRLLAAVERLVTEGTTRTYATSAERPCD, encoded by the coding sequence GTGACCGTGACCGACCTGCCCCGCCTCGCCACCCCGCTGCCGGCCGCGCCCACCCGGCCGCTGCTGCCGGTCGTCGGCGGCGACCTGCGCGCGCCGCTGGCCGGCGGGGGCGACACCCGCTACGTCAACCTCGACTACGCGGCCAGCGCGCCGGCGCTGCAGGCCGTCGCCGACCACGTCGCCGCGATCCTGCCGACCTACGCCAGCGTGCACCGCGGCGCCGGGTACGCCTCGCAGCTGTCGACCCAGCGTTACGAGGACGCCCGCGGCACCGTCGCCCGGTTCGTCGGCGCCCGCCCGGACGACGTCGTCGTGTTCACCCGCAACACCACCGACGCGCTGAACCTGCTGGCCGGCTGCGTCCCGGACGGCGGCGAGGTGGTGGTCCTCGACATCGAGCACCACGCGAACCTGCTGCCCTGGCAGCGGCTCGCGCACCGCGTGGTGCCCGCGGCCGCGACGCTGGCGCAGACCCTGAGCCGGCTCCAGGTCGAGTTGGCCCGGCGCCCGGCCGCCCTGCTCGCCGTGACCGGCGCCTCGAACGTGACGGGGGAGCAGCTGCCGCTGGGCGCGCTGGCCGGGCTGGCGCACCGCCACGGCGCCCGCATCGCCGTCGACGCCGCCCAGCTCGCGCCGCACCGGCGCATCGACGTCGTCGCCGGTGAGATCGACTACGTCGCGTTCTCCGGGCACAAGCTCTACGCGCCGTTCGGCGCCGGCGTCCTGGTCGGCCGGCGCGACTGGCTCGACGCCGCACCTCCGTACCTGGCCGGCGGCGGCGCCGTCCGCGAGGTCACGGTGACGGCCACGGACTGGGCGCCCGCCCCGGCCCGGCACGAGGGCGGCTCGCCGAACGTCATCGGCGCGGCGGCGCTGGCCCGCGCCTGCGAGGCCGTGGCGGCACTGCCCGAGGGGTGCGCCGAGGTGCACGAGTCGGCGCTGCGCCGGCGGCTGCTGGCCGGACTGGACCGCATCGACGGCGTGCGGACGCTGCGGCTGTGGCCCGACAGCGGCTCCGCCATCGGCGTCGTCGCGTTCACCGTCGACGGCTACCCGGCGCGCCAGGTGGCCGAGTACCTGTCCGCGGAGCACGGCATCGGCGTGCGCGACGGGCGGTTCTGCGCGCACCCGTTGCTCTCCAAGCTCAGCGCCGACGGCGGTGCGCTGCGGGCGAGCTTCGGGCTCGGCTCCACCGCCGACGACGTCGACCGCCTGCTGGCCGCCGTCGAGCGGCTGGTCACCGAGGGCACCACGCGCACCTACGCCACCAGCGCGGAGCGCCCCTGCGACTAG